A single Lactuca sativa cultivar Salinas chromosome 8, Lsat_Salinas_v11, whole genome shotgun sequence DNA region contains:
- the LOC111898877 gene encoding uncharacterized protein LOC111898877 has protein sequence MITSLFIRKYIIIMEALQVLEHKHPLKLVDLQLQLQNEEEEKEDGDADADEDDDGDDVITKEGFRGACDRCGEEINVYHRHYYKCMADSSCDFSLHKFCGEIPTRLEIAFHPHPLTMFMLRYNWSCNICGSKHKPGELRYICFECEFWIDVNCAVDIRKRIIHHPCHPHLLTCAITKPVLCDCSACGRRHEGMFYNCTTCTNFTIHSECAFLSKSLLIQERTHGAFYHTHPLTISYSFPREDQKAKHDPRCRVCGHDFRAMENLWIYKCDECMYYTHVDCATSRREPFMSIFLPPGVGRTRKNYKVGDHRHLLHLPFPDETYSLPKHLFFQQTDHHHKVNLTHISHRHPLILVDHTLSNGQNSSSSWLLKCHNPMKKTQLLCNGCLKPITATMPFYRCATKNDDQIQIQGVCNNFALHEWCTRLPPVIENHPGHPQHTLHLIYSNIPGCKFDVFKCNVCYLHCNGFAYGCAQCKYYVDVTCGLIPKEITHKAHPNHLLSIVNVEYRDDHTPCYMCRRHHTPGQLSFRCDTCDIYIHPECALLLAKTVNHKYDKHPMKLSYLPIENHKSEYFCEICEEDLNPHQSFYHCHDCVQSIHTACAPLILQSETHTYIRYQRSTYEFVNIKFGGIQQGRLTLAQGLMSDGECRNCGWGVQYEMVFKRFDYYKFVVHYRCYK, from the exons ATGATAACATCTTTGTTCATACGGAAATATATAATTATCATGGAGGCACTTCAAGTACTTGAACACAAGCATCCATTAAAGCTCGTTGATTTACAGCTACAATTacaaaatgaagaagaagaaaaagaagatggtgatgctgatgctgatgaagatgatgatggtgatgatgtgaTTACAAAAGAGGGCTTTAGAGGTGCATGTGACAGGTGTGGTGAAGAAATCAATGTGTACCACAGGCACTACTACAAGTGTATGGCAGATTCATCGTGTGATTTCTCACTTCACAAATTTTGTGGTGAGATCCCAACACGTTTGGAGATCGCATTTCATCCACATCCTCTTACCATGTTTATGCTTCGTTATAATTGGTCATGCAATATTTGTGGGAGTAAGCATAAGCCAGGTGAGTTGCGTTACATTTGTTttgaatgtgaattttggattgatGTAAACTGTGCAGTGGATATAAGAAAAAGGATCATCCATCATCCATGCCACCCACACTTGCTAACATGTGCTATCACAAAGCCTGTTTTATGCGACTGTAGTGCTTGTGGGAGAAGACATGAAGGGATGTTCTATAACTGCACCACTTGTACCAACTTCACCATACACAGTGAATGTGCTTTCCTATCAAAATCTTTGCTAATCCAAGAGAGGACACATGGTGCTTTTTATCATACCCATCCGCTCACCATTTCATATTCATTCCCCAGAGAGGATCAAAAAGCTAAACATGATCCTAGATGCAGAGTATGTGGTCATGATTTTCGAGCTATGGAGAATCTTTGGATTTACAAATGTGATGAATGCATGTACTACACCCATGTGGATTGCGCAACATCAAGAAGAGAGCCATTCATGTCCATCTTCTTGCCTCCTG GCGTTGGCAGAACCAGAAAAAACTATAAAGTTGGTGACCATCGTCATCTTCTTCATCTCCCATTCCCTGATGAAACATACAGCCTACCAAAACACTTGTTTTTCCAACAAACCGATCATCATCATAAGGTAAACCTAACACACATTAGTCATCGACACCCTTTAATTCTAGTTGATCACACACTGAGCAATGGGCAAAACTCCTCCTCTTCTTGGTTATTAAAGTGCCATAACCCAATGAAAAAGACCCAACTGCTATGCAATGGATGCCTTAAACCCATCACAGCAACCATGCCATTTTACAGGTGTGCTACTAAAAATGATGATCAGATTCAGATTCAGGGGGTTTGCAATAACTTTGCTCTCCATGAGTGGTGCACACGACTCCCCCCAGTAATAGAAAACCACCCGGGCCACCCACAACATACCCTCCATCTCATTTACTCAAACATCCCTGGTTGCAAGTTCGATGTGTTCAAATGCAATGTTTGTTATCTACATTGCAATGGGTTTGCGTATGGTTGCGCCCAATGTAAATACTATGTTGATGTTACCTGTGGGCTTATACCTAAAGAAATCACACACAAAGCTCACCCGAATCACCTTCTTTCAATAGTTAACGTAGAATATAGGGATGATCACACTCCTTGTTATATGTGTCGCCGACATCATACTCCAGGTCAACTTTCATTCCGTTGTGACACGTGTGATATTTATATACATCCGGAATGTGCTTTGTTATTAGCCAAGACAGTCAATCACAAGTATGACAAGCATCCCATGAAGCTAAGTTACCTCCCGATTGAGAACCACAAGAGTGAATACTTTTGTGAAATTTGTGAGGAGGATTTGAATCCTCATCAATCTTTCTATCATTGTCATGATTGTGTTCAGTCGATACATACTGCTTGTGCTCCGTTAATACTTCAGAGCGAGACACATACGTATATCAGGTATCAGAGAAGCACTTATGAATTTGTGAATATAAAGTTTGGAGGCATTCAACAAGGCCGTCTCACATTGGCTCAAGGTCTTATGTCAGATGGTGAATGTAGAAATTGTGGTTGGGGAGTACAGTATGAAATGGTCTTTAAAAGGTTCGACTACTATAAATTTGTAGTTCATTACCGTTGTTATAAGTAA